One Pirellulaceae bacterium genomic region harbors:
- a CDS encoding response regulator, whose translation MSERTILVIDDSATIRRLVDATLSPVGYRVVLAGSAEEGLERAAEVMPDLIILDHQLPGTTGKEVCKQLLDNPNLKDIPIVGSSTLRKRAYVEYADCPNVVDMLPKPYTAELLITTVANTVDTGALVVDSQREGTAVPEVIQEVGQAELSGSFECCSIRELLDFLNNGDKTGVLEVELTHNRVWIYLSKGRVQAVTGNGIDEKVVLDCLPESLQDLAPVLKLTIAGGSCSQIDGLVQLLDNKVLDPRLLRKLLRHQGAMLLLHCFRSERVGFRFESGREPPSLHHRLQLDISVVALLVEATLRVPNEELPADHGEARFVRQAVRGQNLDRAGLSAQHQKIVSCLGDAISVNDLSAKLGWEHDEVHRVLVGFEMVDFIERQVGEPGKRVVVLETDTEAAMSLREAAQTNQDACSLKVVRDRLSLQLVLKRHRPDVIVIAVDSELGQQVCRELREMPQSSLEGIQWIGIYAQGQDVWGQWDQVLHRPYAVENLFQSIDELPEPGTSSAFCVAGS comes from the coding sequence ATGAGTGAACGCACGATTCTTGTTATTGATGATAGCGCCACAATCCGACGACTGGTGGACGCCACTCTGAGCCCCGTTGGCTATCGCGTTGTCTTGGCTGGCAGCGCTGAGGAAGGCTTGGAACGTGCCGCGGAAGTGATGCCAGATTTGATCATTCTTGACCATCAACTTCCCGGTACGACAGGCAAAGAAGTCTGCAAACAATTGCTCGATAATCCGAATCTAAAAGATATTCCGATTGTCGGCAGTTCAACTTTGCGGAAACGTGCGTATGTGGAGTATGCCGATTGCCCCAACGTGGTTGACATGCTGCCCAAGCCGTACACCGCAGAGTTGTTGATTACGACCGTCGCTAATACGGTGGACACGGGGGCCCTAGTCGTTGATTCCCAACGTGAAGGTACCGCCGTCCCTGAGGTGATTCAGGAGGTGGGGCAAGCAGAACTCTCGGGGAGCTTTGAATGTTGTTCGATTCGTGAATTACTCGACTTTCTCAATAATGGTGATAAGACAGGCGTTTTGGAAGTCGAACTGACGCACAATCGAGTTTGGATCTACTTGTCAAAGGGACGCGTTCAGGCGGTGACGGGCAACGGGATTGACGAAAAAGTCGTGCTGGATTGCTTGCCCGAATCATTGCAAGATCTAGCGCCCGTATTGAAGTTGACCATTGCCGGAGGTTCCTGCAGTCAAATTGATGGATTAGTTCAACTCTTGGACAACAAGGTGCTTGATCCCAGATTGCTTCGGAAGTTATTGAGGCATCAAGGTGCTATGTTGTTGCTTCATTGCTTCCGCAGTGAACGGGTCGGATTTCGCTTTGAATCAGGACGGGAACCACCCTCACTTCATCACCGACTTCAACTCGATATCAGCGTGGTTGCTTTGCTTGTGGAAGCCACCTTGCGAGTGCCAAACGAAGAACTGCCCGCCGATCATGGCGAGGCTCGCTTTGTGCGGCAAGCGGTCCGTGGTCAAAACCTCGATCGAGCTGGGCTCTCTGCTCAACATCAAAAGATCGTCAGTTGCTTGGGTGACGCCATTTCCGTCAATGATCTGTCCGCTAAGTTGGGATGGGAGCACGATGAGGTCCATCGTGTGCTTGTTGGTTTCGAAATGGTAGATTTCATCGAACGACAAGTGGGGGAGCCAGGCAAGCGGGTTGTGGTACTGGAAACGGATACCGAGGCTGCCATGTCGTTGCGAGAGGCCGCACAAACAAATCAAGATGCTTGCTCATTGAAAGTGGTTCGGGATCGGCTTTCCTTGCAACTTGTTTTGAAACGCCATCGACCAGATGTCATTGTGATTGCGGTCGATTCGGAACTCGGGCAACAGGTCTGTCGTGAATTGCGAGAAATGCCACAATCTTCCTTGGAAGGAATTCAATGGATAGGGATTTACGCTCAGGGACAAGACGTCTGGGGCCAATGGGATCAAGTTCTCCACCGACCATACGCGGTAGAAAACTTATTCCAATCGATTGATGAGCTGCCTGAACCCGGCACGTCGTCAGCCTTTTGTGTTGCGGGTAGCTGA
- a CDS encoding FHA domain-containing protein, with protein sequence MTNEPTTIVKKPCLSLSVICPNGSRNDHDLQDGGSLIIGSGGNCGLRLDGDEISAMHCVVQFNEGKVMVQDWCSDTGTMVDGHRITDEVHTDPGVQIGIGHYTLMTKLDAGSEESVVKTSEVVSEMGEETPLLELDEPLLEQEKEVVEDQTIHAAFQADPWNQAECPNEADRLSDDLQADVESGTTSVRPMQKNTSSQDSSFVKGTSSSGRRHRLTPDQAFNQETIEMLQAELEWTQAELAERDGQIAEMTSLIEFDAPEEPSINKQEMEALVGRLEDLLSELERSDHRIRALEELLRAEQETSHAEQEERVQIERWLNDIEHRISEREAESRAERDMLTHRLVELREQLEESDRQIYEAAAVISPQTAHEGALQNLREENDRLSEELTSSREVHRQLEHRIESLQGTTAAENQQAVIDEALREERMGMAQERATLSRDRAELARQIAELQNEDLPRSAALADQKFNAFRQTLKELHQEEDRGNGSVKPTLATRISSLWQRLDGPTDTD encoded by the coding sequence ATGACAAATGAACCAACAACGATTGTGAAAAAGCCGTGTCTGTCGCTTTCGGTAATTTGCCCTAACGGGAGTCGGAACGATCACGATCTCCAAGATGGAGGCAGCCTGATTATTGGCTCTGGAGGCAACTGTGGACTCCGTCTAGACGGGGATGAAATTTCAGCGATGCATTGCGTTGTCCAGTTTAATGAGGGCAAGGTGATGGTGCAGGATTGGTGTTCAGATACCGGCACGATGGTGGACGGGCATCGTATTACCGATGAAGTTCACACGGATCCGGGTGTCCAAATTGGTATCGGCCATTACACCCTGATGACGAAATTAGATGCAGGATCCGAGGAATCCGTGGTGAAAACCTCCGAGGTTGTATCGGAGATGGGGGAAGAAACGCCGCTGTTGGAATTGGACGAACCCTTATTGGAACAAGAGAAAGAAGTCGTAGAGGATCAAACCATTCACGCAGCGTTTCAAGCCGACCCATGGAATCAGGCTGAATGTCCAAACGAAGCGGATCGGTTGTCGGACGACCTGCAAGCCGATGTCGAGAGTGGGACGACTTCAGTACGGCCGATGCAGAAAAACACCTCATCGCAGGATTCGAGCTTTGTGAAAGGGACATCGTCAAGTGGGCGACGGCATCGTCTAACACCCGATCAAGCCTTCAACCAAGAAACGATTGAAATGCTCCAAGCGGAGCTGGAATGGACACAAGCAGAGTTGGCTGAACGCGATGGCCAAATCGCGGAAATGACATCTCTCATCGAATTCGACGCTCCGGAAGAGCCTTCGATAAATAAACAGGAAATGGAAGCCCTCGTTGGACGGCTCGAAGATCTACTCTCCGAATTGGAACGAAGCGACCATCGAATCCGAGCGTTGGAAGAGCTCTTGCGAGCGGAGCAAGAGACGAGTCACGCTGAACAAGAAGAACGCGTGCAAATAGAACGATGGCTGAATGACATCGAACATCGCATTTCCGAACGTGAAGCCGAATCTCGTGCCGAACGCGATATGCTCACCCACCGTTTGGTGGAATTGCGCGAACAACTCGAAGAATCCGATCGGCAGATTTATGAGGCGGCAGCAGTGATATCGCCTCAGACCGCACATGAAGGTGCTTTGCAAAATTTGCGTGAAGAAAACGATCGGCTAAGCGAGGAACTGACAAGTTCCCGGGAGGTGCATCGACAACTCGAGCATCGGATCGAAAGTCTACAAGGAACAACGGCTGCGGAGAATCAGCAAGCTGTAATTGACGAGGCACTACGTGAAGAACGTATGGGTATGGCTCAGGAACGAGCGACCCTTTCACGCGATCGAGCTGAATTAGCAAGACAGATCGCCGAATTGCAAAACGAGGATTTGCCGCGATCTGCAGCACTTGCTGATCAAAAATTTAATGCGTTTCGACAAACCTTGAAAGAGCTCCATCAAGAAGAAGACCGAGGTAATGGATCGGTGAAGCCAACATTGGCCACACGGATTTCAAGCCTTTGGCAGCGTCTTGATGGACCAACGGATACTGACTGA